Proteins from a genomic interval of Dryobates pubescens isolate bDryPub1 chromosome 7, bDryPub1.pri, whole genome shotgun sequence:
- the TPT1 gene encoding translationally-controlled tumor protein translates to MIIYRDCISQDEMFSDIYKIREVANGLCLEVEGKMVTRTEGQIDDSLIGGNASAEGPEGDGTEATVITGVDIVINHHLQETSFTKESYKKYIKDYMKAIKARLEEHKPERVKPFMTGAAEQIKHILANFKNYQFFVGENMNPDGMVALLDFREDGVTPYMIFFKDGLEIEKC, encoded by the exons atgATCATCTACCGGGACTGCATTAGCC AGGACGAGATGTTCTCGGACATCTACAAGATCCGGGAGGTGGCGAACGGCCTGTGCCTGGAAGTGGAGGGGAAG ATGGTCACCAGGACAGAGGGTCAAATTGATGACTCTCTAATTGGTGGCAATGCCTCTGCTGAAGGTCCTGAGGGAGATGGAACAGAAGCCACGGTCATAACTGGTGTTGATATAGTAATAAACCACCACCTCCAAGAAACCAGCTTTACAAAAGAGTCCTACAAGAAGTACATCAAGGACTACATGAAGGC AATCAAAGCACGACTTGAGGAACACAAGCCAGAGAGAGTAAAGCCTTTCATGACAGGGGCTGCAGAACAAATCAAACACATCCTTGCTAACTTCAAAAACTACCAG TTCTTTGTAGGAGAGAACATGAATCCAGATGGGATGGTGGCTCTCCTGGATTTCCGTGAGGATGGTGTCACTCCCTATATGATTTTCTTTAAGGACGGCTTGGAAATCGAGAAATGT TAA